A stretch of Treponema vincentii F0403 DNA encodes these proteins:
- a CDS encoding RnfABCDGE type electron transport complex subunit D: MPYNQTTLSPAPYIYTGLNARHTAILVLSLLSLQLIAMGIMHDFASIFLIISSGAASTLAAFLVGYIQGKKVFDIHALITGLLIGFFLPVNSGFVFSFLIAFMSYFFSWGIFGGKGFSWVNPVMLAACIASVCKPEYFVQPVGFDRIVSGGSVFAAMESSGLLQTPADQYVTSMFNSTFLHSVGVTLPEGYISLFLHHPSAIPAFRYNLLTLGASIILLSAKTIHKTLPFTFLIVYGLLVYLFPSAGQANALGRGDVLSAILTSGALFSAFFVMNDGGSTPRSWEGRCLTGILTGIFAFCITGPGAIPAGIPFAVLLADCINPLIEWLESSFYKRRRGAL, translated from the coding sequence ATGCCCTATAACCAAACGACACTGTCTCCCGCGCCCTATATTTACACCGGTTTAAATGCTCGACACACTGCAATACTCGTGTTGAGCCTGCTGTCGCTCCAGCTTATTGCTATGGGGATTATGCACGATTTCGCAAGCATTTTTCTGATTATATCTTCCGGAGCTGCGTCAACTCTTGCAGCCTTTCTTGTCGGTTACATACAAGGCAAAAAGGTATTTGATATCCATGCGCTTATAACCGGATTATTGATAGGTTTTTTTCTACCGGTTAATAGCGGTTTTGTTTTCAGCTTTTTAATTGCGTTTATGAGTTATTTTTTCAGCTGGGGTATTTTCGGCGGGAAAGGCTTTTCGTGGGTTAATCCGGTTATGCTTGCCGCTTGTATTGCTTCAGTATGCAAACCCGAATACTTTGTGCAGCCGGTCGGGTTTGACCGGATAGTGTCCGGCGGAAGCGTTTTTGCCGCGATGGAAAGTTCCGGTCTGCTGCAGACACCTGCAGATCAATATGTAACTTCGATGTTTAATTCTACATTTCTCCATAGTGTCGGCGTAACGCTGCCGGAAGGGTACATCAGTCTTTTCCTCCATCACCCTTCTGCGATACCGGCATTCCGGTATAACCTCTTAACGTTAGGGGCTTCAATTATATTGCTATCGGCAAAAACAATTCATAAAACGCTTCCTTTTACCTTTTTAATCGTTTACGGCCTGTTGGTGTATTTGTTTCCATCCGCAGGGCAAGCAAACGCTTTAGGAAGAGGCGATGTATTATCCGCAATACTGACGAGCGGCGCTCTTTTTTCCGCATTTTTTGTCATGAACGACGGCGGCTCTACCCCCCGTTCATGGGAAGGCCGGTGTCTTACCGGCATACTGACCGGTATTTTTGCTTTTTGCATTACGGGGCCCGGAGCGATACCTGCCGGAATTCCCTTTGCAGTCTTACTTGCCGATTGCATCAATCCGCTTATCGAATGGCTGGAATCATCTTTCTATAAGAGAAGACGAGGTGCATTATGA